In Prescottella soli, a genomic segment contains:
- a CDS encoding segregation and condensation protein A, producing the protein MRPVSTDVASGAETAHTGVEGGDGRGFRVRLHNFEGPFDLLLTLISQHQLDVTEVALHQVTDEFISYTRRLGSELGLDQTTEFLVVAATLLDLKAARLLPAGEVDDDEDLALLEARDLLFARLLQYRAYKQVAQLFGELEAAALRRYPRSVSVEDRYVDLLPEVLLGVDPRQFAEIAATAFRPRPVAEVGLDHLHVPTVSVPEQAARILELLRERGAGVWAPFGELIAECEVPVQIVARFLALLELYRERSVLFEQPEPLGDLLVCWTGEAAAAPASEEDYG; encoded by the coding sequence CTGCGCCCGGTGAGCACGGACGTCGCGTCGGGGGCCGAGACAGCGCATACAGGGGTAGAAGGTGGGGACGGCCGGGGTTTCCGGGTGCGTCTGCACAACTTCGAGGGTCCGTTCGATCTGCTGCTGACGCTCATCAGCCAGCACCAGCTGGACGTCACCGAGGTCGCGTTGCACCAGGTGACTGACGAGTTCATCTCCTACACGCGCCGCCTCGGCAGCGAGCTGGGCCTGGATCAGACCACCGAATTCCTGGTGGTGGCGGCGACTCTGCTCGACCTGAAGGCCGCGCGTCTGTTGCCCGCCGGTGAGGTGGACGACGACGAGGACCTGGCGCTGCTCGAGGCGCGCGACCTGCTGTTCGCGCGGCTGCTGCAGTACCGGGCCTACAAGCAGGTGGCGCAGCTGTTCGGTGAGCTGGAGGCGGCGGCGCTGCGGCGGTATCCGCGGTCGGTGTCGGTCGAGGACCGGTACGTCGACCTGCTTCCGGAGGTGCTGCTCGGGGTCGATCCGCGCCAGTTCGCCGAGATCGCCGCGACCGCCTTCCGGCCCCGACCGGTCGCCGAGGTGGGACTGGATCACCTCCATGTCCCGACCGTCTCGGTTCCGGAGCAGGCGGCGCGGATCCTCGAACTGCTCCGGGAGCGTGGTGCCGGCGTGTGGGCGCCCTTCGGTGAGCTGATCGCCGAGTGCGAGGTCCCCGTGCAGATCGTGGCCCGTTTCCTGGCGCTGCTCGAGCTGTATCGGGAGCGGTCGGTGCTGTTCGAGCAGCCCGAACCGCTGGGGGATCTGCTGGTGTGCTGGACCGGCGAGGCCGCGGCCGCGCCCGCGAGCGAGGAGGACTACGGATGA
- the scpB gene encoding SMC-Scp complex subunit ScpB — protein MTSVDTEDLSPFEDEFAEMTDDRLAGALESMLLVVDSPASSAMLADALGESEARVETMLRTMSDGLTARGSGIDLRFAGDGWRFYTRTEYAPYVERLLLDGARSKLTRAALETLAVIAYRQPLTRARISAVRGVNVDGVIRTLLARGLITEAGPDPETNATTYATTEMFLERLGLASLADLPPLAPLLPDVDVIDDITESLEADPRFARMDRTSSSMGSGAKASDPELDIEN, from the coding sequence ATGACGTCCGTCGACACCGAGGACCTGAGCCCGTTCGAGGACGAGTTCGCGGAGATGACCGACGACCGCCTGGCGGGCGCGCTCGAGTCGATGCTGCTGGTGGTCGACTCGCCGGCGTCGTCGGCGATGCTCGCCGACGCGCTGGGCGAGTCCGAGGCGAGGGTCGAGACGATGCTGCGCACGATGTCCGACGGCCTCACCGCCCGTGGCAGCGGCATCGACCTGCGGTTCGCGGGGGACGGGTGGCGCTTCTACACGCGCACCGAGTACGCACCGTACGTCGAGCGTTTGCTGCTCGACGGCGCCCGATCGAAGCTGACCCGCGCAGCGCTCGAGACGCTCGCGGTGATCGCCTACCGGCAGCCACTCACCCGGGCGCGGATCAGCGCCGTTCGCGGCGTCAACGTCGACGGCGTCATCCGCACCCTGCTGGCCCGCGGACTGATCACCGAGGCCGGCCCGGACCCGGAGACCAACGCGACCACGTATGCGACCACCGAGATGTTCCTCGAACGCCTCGGACTGGCGTCACTTGCGGATCTGCCGCCCCTCGCGCCCCTGCTTCCCGACGTAGATGTGATCGATGACATCACCGAGAGTCTCGAAGCCGATCCGCGATTTGCGAGAATGGACAGGACGAGTTCGTCAATGGGATCCGGAGCAAAGGCCTCCGACCCCGAGCTCGACATCGAAAACTGA
- a CDS encoding pseudouridine synthase encodes MNKPARRDGTPDRKKKQPAKGAARSTAANKQLNKRGKPKSAKPQRAQTQAQTPKISNAKPAKHQYADIDRDLAPMKGDGVRLQKVLAQAGVASRRAAEELIDQGRVEVDGRIVLEQGLRVDPENAVVRVDGIRVVVKKDLVHIALNKPRGWQSTMSDDLGRPCIGDIVSERVSAGQRLFHVGRLDADTEGLILLTNDGDLAHRLMHPSYEVPKTYLATVQGVVDRSVGKTLKAGVELDDGPAKVDAFQLLDINGGKSLVKIVLHEGRKHIVRRLLDAVGHPVVRLVRTDIGNVALGDGRPGTLRVLGRGEVGGLYGAVGL; translated from the coding sequence GTGAACAAGCCCGCTCGCCGTGATGGCACACCGGACCGTAAGAAGAAGCAGCCCGCCAAGGGTGCTGCACGCTCGACCGCTGCGAACAAGCAGCTGAACAAGCGGGGCAAGCCGAAGTCGGCCAAGCCCCAGCGCGCCCAGACCCAGGCGCAGACTCCCAAGATCAGCAACGCGAAGCCCGCGAAGCACCAGTACGCCGACATCGACCGCGACCTCGCGCCCATGAAGGGCGACGGCGTGCGGTTGCAGAAGGTCCTCGCACAGGCCGGAGTCGCCTCCCGACGCGCCGCCGAGGAACTCATCGACCAGGGCCGCGTCGAGGTCGACGGCCGCATCGTCCTCGAGCAGGGCCTGCGGGTCGACCCCGAGAACGCGGTCGTCCGCGTCGACGGTATCCGCGTCGTCGTGAAGAAGGATCTGGTCCACATCGCACTGAACAAGCCGCGGGGCTGGCAGTCCACGATGTCCGACGACCTCGGACGCCCGTGCATCGGCGACATCGTCTCCGAACGCGTCTCCGCCGGTCAGCGCCTCTTCCACGTCGGTCGTCTCGACGCCGACACCGAGGGACTGATCCTGCTGACCAACGACGGTGACCTCGCGCACCGGCTGATGCACCCGTCGTACGAGGTGCCGAAGACGTACCTGGCCACCGTGCAGGGTGTCGTCGACCGCAGCGTCGGCAAGACCCTCAAGGCCGGCGTCGAGCTCGACGACGGGCCGGCGAAGGTCGACGCGTTCCAGCTCCTCGACATCAACGGTGGCAAGTCGCTGGTCAAGATCGTCCTGCACGAGGGCCGCAAGCACATCGTGCGCCGCCTCCTCGACGCCGTCGGACACCCGGTGGTGCGGCTGGTCCGCACCGACATCGGCAACGTCGCGCTCGGCGACGGCCGTCCCGGCACCCTGCGGGTCCTCGGCCGCGGCGAGGTCGGCGGCCTCTACGGGGCGGTGGGTCTGTGA
- the cmk gene encoding (d)CMP kinase has translation MTTPTPLVVAIDGPSGTGKSSVSRRVAKSLGARYLDTGAMYRIATLHVLRRGVDIGDPVAVAEATSSLPLSIGTDPDADGVRLAGEDVTDEIRGAAVTQAVSAVSAVPDVRTFLVDLQRRIVEQAGRIVVEGRDIGTVVLPDADVKIFLTASAEARAMRRNAQNIAEGRGDDFAAVLADVQRRDHLDSTRAVSPLRPAEDSVTVDTSELGIEDVIGRLLLVVGDRTGAVQ, from the coding sequence GTGACCACACCGACCCCACTGGTCGTCGCGATCGACGGACCGTCGGGCACCGGTAAGTCCAGCGTGTCCCGCCGGGTGGCGAAGAGTCTGGGTGCGCGCTACCTCGACACCGGCGCGATGTACCGGATCGCGACGCTGCACGTGCTGCGCCGCGGCGTCGACATCGGTGATCCGGTAGCCGTCGCCGAGGCGACGTCGTCGCTGCCGCTGTCGATCGGCACCGATCCCGACGCGGACGGCGTGCGACTGGCCGGCGAGGACGTCACCGACGAGATCCGCGGCGCGGCCGTCACGCAGGCCGTGTCGGCGGTGTCCGCGGTGCCAGACGTGCGGACGTTCCTGGTGGATCTGCAGCGGCGCATCGTGGAGCAGGCCGGGCGCATCGTCGTCGAGGGCCGCGACATCGGCACCGTCGTGCTGCCGGACGCCGACGTGAAGATCTTCCTGACGGCCTCCGCGGAGGCCCGGGCCATGCGGCGCAACGCCCAGAACATCGCGGAAGGACGCGGAGACGACTTCGCCGCAGTCCTCGCCGACGTGCAGCGCCGCGACCACCTCGATTCCACCCGCGCGGTATCTCCGTTGCGTCCGGCGGAGGATTCGGTGACGGTGGACACGAGCGAACTGGGTATCGAAGACGTGATCGGCAGGTTGCTGCTGGTGGTAGGCGACAGAACTGGAGCAGTGCAGTGA